A stretch of candidate division WOR-3 bacterium DNA encodes these proteins:
- the gyrB gene encoding DNA topoisomerase (ATP-hydrolyzing) subunit B, translating into MENNGYMEYTAASIKVLKDLEGVRKRPAMYIGDTDKRGLHHLVFELVDNSIDEAMAGFCNKITVVVGEDNSVTVADNGRGIPVDFHEEEGKSALEVVLTTLHAGGKFDTNIYKVSGGLHGIGVSVVNALSEWMEVEVVRDGYVWRQRYERGKAVTELKRGEKRKTTGTKITFYPDPEIFDNIEFSKEYLSERLRELAFLNKGLKIELEFRPTGKKEIFQYTGGIKEFIEYLDKSRNPIHRHPIYIYKAVDSFVLEVAFQFNDSYTENIFTYANNIRTIEGGTHLSGFKSALTRSINQYIKSRNIISEKDELKLTGEDIREGLTAVVSVKLPQPQFEGQTKTRLGDREVEGLVASIVGEGFSEYLERHPTEAKKIIEKSINAARSRIAAQKARDIVRRKNALELTSLPGKLADCSTQDPEKAEIFIVEGDSAGGSAKQGRDRTFQAVLPLRGKLLNVEKTRINKVLSNTTITTLISSLGVGIGKDDFDYNKLRYKKVIIMTDADVDGAHIRTLLLTYFFRYAREIIERGNLYIANPPLYQITDGKEKKWAYTEKEKEELIKKLGEDKVRVQRFKGLGEMTPSQLWETTMCPETRILRKVTIEDAIEADRMFDVLMGNAIGPRKEFILKNAHFVENLDI; encoded by the coding sequence ATGGAGAATAATGGATATATGGAATATACTGCTGCGAGCATAAAAGTTCTAAAAGACTTAGAAGGTGTCAGAAAAAGACCCGCTATGTATATTGGCGATACAGACAAAAGAGGGCTACATCACCTCGTTTTTGAACTTGTAGACAATTCAATCGATGAAGCGATGGCGGGGTTTTGTAATAAAATTACAGTTGTAGTTGGAGAGGATAATTCTGTAACTGTAGCCGATAATGGAAGAGGAATACCTGTTGATTTCCATGAAGAAGAAGGGAAATCAGCATTAGAAGTCGTTCTCACAACTCTCCATGCAGGAGGAAAGTTTGACACAAATATATATAAAGTTTCAGGAGGACTCCATGGAATAGGTGTTTCTGTAGTTAACGCTCTTAGCGAATGGATGGAGGTAGAAGTCGTAAGAGATGGTTATGTGTGGAGACAACGTTATGAAAGGGGAAAAGCTGTAACAGAATTAAAAAGAGGAGAGAAGAGAAAAACAACAGGGACAAAAATTACCTTTTATCCCGACCCTGAAATTTTTGACAATATTGAGTTCAGTAAAGAATATCTCTCAGAAAGACTTCGTGAATTAGCTTTCTTAAACAAAGGGTTAAAAATAGAACTTGAGTTTAGACCAACCGGAAAAAAAGAAATTTTCCAATACACAGGAGGGATAAAAGAATTTATAGAATATCTTGATAAAAGTAGAAACCCTATTCACCGTCATCCAATATATATATATAAAGCTGTTGATTCCTTTGTTCTCGAAGTTGCTTTTCAATTCAATGACTCTTATACAGAAAACATATTTACATACGCAAATAACATTAGAACAATTGAAGGAGGAACACATCTATCTGGTTTCAAAAGCGCCTTAACAAGAAGCATCAATCAATATATTAAGTCTCGAAATATTATTTCCGAAAAAGACGAATTAAAACTCACAGGAGAAGACATAAGAGAAGGTCTAACAGCAGTTGTTTCAGTAAAACTTCCGCAGCCTCAATTTGAAGGACAAACGAAAACAAGATTAGGAGATAGAGAAGTAGAGGGACTTGTGGCTTCTATTGTAGGAGAAGGATTTTCCGAATACCTCGAAAGACACCCAACAGAAGCAAAAAAGATAATAGAAAAATCAATAAATGCAGCCAGATCAAGAATAGCTGCTCAAAAAGCAAGAGATATTGTCAGAAGAAAAAATGCCTTAGAGTTAACAAGTCTTCCTGGTAAGCTTGCGGATTGTTCAACACAAGATCCAGAAAAAGCTGAAATTTTCATTGTGGAAGGCGACTCAGCAGGAGGTTCTGCAAAACAAGGTAGAGATAGAACTTTTCAAGCTGTTTTACCTTTAAGGGGTAAATTATTAAATGTAGAAAAAACAAGAATAAACAAAGTCTTATCAAATACAACAATCACTACCTTAATTTCATCTCTCGGAGTGGGAATTGGGAAGGACGATTTTGATTATAATAAACTTAGATATAAAAAAGTAATCATAATGACTGATGCAGATGTAGATGGAGCACACATAAGAACTCTATTGCTAACTTATTTCTTCAGATATGCAAGAGAAATAATTGAGCGAGGCAACCTTTACATTGCAAATCCTCCACTCTATCAAATAACAGATGGGAAAGAGAAAAAATGGGCTTACACAGAGAAAGAAAAAGAAGAACTTATTAAAAAATTGGGAGAGGATAAGGTAAGGGTCCAGAGATTTAAAGGGTTAGGAGAAATGACTCCAAGTCAACTTTGGGAAACCACAATGTGTCCAGAAACAAGAATCTTAAGGAAGGTAACAATAGAAGACGCAATAGAAGCAGATAGAATGTTTGATGTTCTAATGGGGAATGCTATTGGGCCAAGAAAAGAATTTATATTAAAGAATGCCCATTTTGTAGAGAATCTTGATATTTAA
- a CDS encoding LysE family transporter → MDIVILLFQTIFISLSGVMAPGPLTAVTIGEGSKNSNAGALISFGHGIVEFPLIFFIFFGFKSFIETSLFREVVGIIGGMFLFWMGWDMVRSIKNMRVEGIQRKRKPVISGILLSLGNPYFIIWWATVGATLIMRFSNFGFIWFIVFVILHWLCDFLWLYFISFISYRGGSFFGKKFQKGVFLFCGIALFFLGGRFIFDALIKI, encoded by the coding sequence ATGGATATAGTGATTTTACTTTTTCAGACAATTTTCATTTCTCTTTCTGGGGTAATGGCTCCCGGACCTTTGACAGCTGTGACTATTGGAGAAGGGAGTAAAAATTCGAACGCAGGAGCTTTAATTTCTTTTGGACATGGGATTGTTGAGTTTCCCTTAATTTTTTTTATTTTCTTTGGTTTTAAATCTTTTATAGAAACTTCTTTATTTAGAGAGGTTGTGGGGATTATTGGAGGAATGTTTTTGTTTTGGATGGGTTGGGATATGGTGAGGAGTATAAAGAATATGAGAGTAGAAGGGATTCAAAGGAAAAGGAAGCCTGTAATTTCAGGAATTCTTTTGAGTCTTGGAAATCCATATTTTATAATATGGTGGGCAACAGTTGGAGCTACTTTAATAATGCGTTTTTCAAATTTTGGATTTATATGGTTCATTGTTTTTGTAATTTTGCATTGGCTTTGTGATTTTTTATGGTTGTATTTCATTTCTTTTATCTCTTATAGAGGAGGTTCATTTTTTGGAAAGAAATTCCAAAAAGGAGTTTTTTTATTTTGTGGAATTGCCCTTTTCTTTTTAGGAGGAAGATTTATTTTTGATGCCTTAATTAAAATTTAA
- a CDS encoding DUF721 domain-containing protein, with the protein MEPLLLGDVLKKYIQSKPLGEKLYIIEVLKDWDKICPPLIAQHVYPAWIEGKKLYLFVDSSAWLNELSFFKEELINIINEKIGKNLIKEIRLTLKEE; encoded by the coding sequence ATGGAACCCCTATTGTTAGGAGATGTGCTGAAAAAATATATTCAATCTAAACCTCTTGGAGAAAAACTATATATAATAGAAGTTTTAAAAGATTGGGATAAAATTTGTCCTCCTTTAATAGCCCAACACGTCTATCCAGCTTGGATAGAAGGCAAAAAATTATATCTATTTGTGGATTCCTCAGCTTGGTTAAATGAACTTTCTTTTTTTAAAGAAGAGTTAATAAATATTATAAATGAAAAAATTGGAAAGAATCTAATAAAGGAAATTCGTTTAACTCTTAAGGAGGAATAA
- a CDS encoding TonB-dependent receptor — MKRMGKENFLSPRRIIIVALLVFSFFFYSPNVEAGITGKIAGTVVDAQTGEPLIGANVIIEGTAMGAATDENGFFFILNVPPDIYNVQARLIGYESMTLRGVEVVSDLTTRLKFELKRTVVPGEGVTVKAKIDLIKLDLASSAISAKRENIEAVPFVNDIGDYINKQAGVRDLLVRGGTLDQVSFTRDGLNLVDGRTNSPALRPPLSMVKEVSVVKGGFAPEYGNLRAGLINIVTREPSVSYEGTATFRYSPPHMKHLGPSLFDTTNYWVGAYVLTEAPAMRIMVKGKDTVVDYVDSLCWLGKRGLLKKSNNALKAGDTVASEYYKALMEKYKEFTNGWLVLAKNNPDSARKLRESFIWSHRLQGAEELVPPDYDGPPRVGKYGDKPDWSVDAGFGGPVPVVGKFLGDLSFYGAYRLNKEAFPLPSSREYFTEHNGCLKLVSRLTKSMKVSLDLMYGERNSLSHNSNGEFGGEGTPPYLDLSRGTLGDQVIEFVQGRGYKEGPAGNRPSGVGGIYLTSADDAFRSLLVTNMAAYYPAFIPPYNVYYDMQGISFDHVLSEKTFYSLRITRLGNRRECSAYESFEPRDTVTKYTLPSGIKVTEIPYGYFIGSTLVQPDGIDMGASCAGAVDSSHSVTWTFKADLTTQINSNNEIKVGFEYEYDDMHTYYEKNRWEADHENWVTKWDASPIRGGAYIQDKIEFEGFIATVGVRADWNDPNCEWFSNLRNYEPLFTSDYKKGLMDKTVSAEMHPAKGHFYLSPRVSVSHPIAENVKLYFSYGDFYSLPSSQDMYQISWGPDRLSVLYVGDPELEWPLTRAYELGTDWGIGNLFMIHLAGYYKDIRNQLEGVWYLGEGRTNPAYRVPENLNFEDIRGIDFRISREFGDWVRGWLNYDYRVRSYGRVGRKAHYYEPVDNAQLGAWDTLEVITRPQPILNANIQFLTPKNLGVILGGISLSFSYTWEAGAWETFDPLHEAWDPKCKILNLQWKPYQNVQARLTKDLSFAGVNLSLFGEVDNLFNWKYLDAGSGCFVNMKDRDDYFKSLKLPLYGEEGYEVFGEKGNDRPGDFSSDEKPYINDPNLPHLAFHNPRYFVFGVRVDF; from the coding sequence ATGAAAAGGATGGGAAAGGAGAATTTTTTGTCACCCAGGAGGATTATAATTGTAGCACTTCTTGTTTTTTCTTTCTTCTTCTATAGCCCGAATGTTGAGGCGGGTATTACAGGAAAAATTGCTGGAACTGTTGTAGATGCGCAAACTGGTGAACCTCTAATTGGTGCAAATGTGATTATTGAAGGAACCGCTATGGGAGCAGCTACAGATGAGAATGGGTTTTTCTTTATTTTGAATGTTCCCCCCGATATTTACAATGTTCAAGCGAGGTTAATAGGTTATGAGAGTATGACTCTTAGAGGTGTAGAGGTTGTTTCAGATCTTACTACTCGTCTTAAATTTGAACTAAAGCGAACTGTGGTTCCTGGAGAAGGAGTTACGGTAAAGGCGAAAATAGACCTTATAAAATTAGACCTCGCCTCTTCAGCTATTTCTGCAAAAAGGGAAAATATAGAAGCGGTTCCTTTTGTTAATGATATTGGAGATTATATTAATAAGCAGGCTGGGGTTCGAGATTTATTAGTGCGAGGCGGAACTTTGGATCAGGTTAGTTTTACAAGAGATGGTTTGAATTTAGTAGATGGTAGGACGAATTCTCCTGCTTTAAGACCACCTTTAAGTATGGTAAAGGAAGTGAGTGTGGTAAAAGGTGGTTTTGCTCCAGAGTATGGGAATCTTCGCGCTGGTTTAATAAATATTGTAACAAGAGAACCTTCTGTTAGTTATGAAGGGACAGCTACATTTAGGTATAGCCCTCCCCATATGAAGCATCTTGGCCCTTCACTATTTGATACAACAAATTATTGGGTTGGAGCTTATGTTTTAACAGAGGCACCTGCAATGAGAATAATGGTAAAAGGGAAAGATACTGTGGTAGATTATGTAGACAGTCTTTGTTGGTTAGGGAAGAGAGGTCTTTTAAAGAAGTCCAACAACGCTTTGAAAGCAGGTGACACTGTTGCATCTGAATATTATAAAGCTTTAATGGAAAAGTATAAAGAATTTACAAATGGATGGCTTGTTTTAGCTAAGAATAATCCTGATAGTGCAAGGAAGTTGAGGGAGTCTTTTATTTGGTCTCATAGACTCCAGGGTGCGGAAGAATTAGTTCCTCCTGATTATGATGGTCCTCCAAGGGTAGGGAAATACGGAGATAAACCAGACTGGAGTGTGGATGCTGGGTTTGGAGGTCCTGTTCCTGTAGTTGGTAAATTTTTGGGGGATTTGAGTTTTTATGGAGCCTATAGGCTAAATAAAGAGGCTTTTCCTCTTCCTTCAAGCAGGGAGTATTTTACAGAGCATAATGGTTGTCTTAAGTTGGTTTCTCGTCTTACAAAATCAATGAAAGTATCCCTTGATTTAATGTATGGAGAAAGGAACTCTTTATCTCATAATTCAAATGGAGAGTTTGGTGGAGAAGGAACTCCACCTTATTTGGATTTAAGTAGAGGAACTCTTGGAGATCAAGTTATTGAATTCGTTCAAGGTAGAGGTTATAAGGAAGGTCCTGCTGGAAATAGACCTAGTGGAGTTGGGGGAATTTATCTAACAAGTGCAGATGATGCTTTTAGAAGTCTTTTAGTAACCAATATGGCGGCTTATTATCCTGCTTTTATACCTCCTTACAATGTTTATTATGATATGCAAGGGATTTCTTTTGACCATGTGTTAAGTGAAAAGACTTTTTATTCTTTGAGGATTACTCGGTTGGGTAATAGAAGAGAGTGTAGCGCATATGAGTCATTTGAGCCAAGAGATACTGTTACAAAGTATACTTTACCAAGCGGAATAAAAGTCACAGAGATTCCATATGGGTATTTCATAGGTTCCACCCTTGTTCAACCGGATGGAATTGATATGGGTGCATCTTGTGCTGGAGCTGTTGATTCTTCGCATTCTGTGACCTGGACCTTTAAGGCTGATCTCACGACCCAGATTAATTCAAATAATGAAATAAAGGTTGGTTTTGAGTATGAATATGACGATATGCACACTTATTACGAGAAAAACAGATGGGAAGCTGATCATGAGAACTGGGTAACGAAGTGGGATGCTAGCCCGATTAGAGGAGGCGCATACATTCAAGATAAGATTGAATTTGAAGGTTTTATCGCAACAGTGGGTGTTAGGGCCGATTGGAATGATCCAAATTGCGAGTGGTTTAGTAACTTGCGTAATTATGAGCCTTTATTCACGAGTGATTATAAGAAGGGTTTGATGGATAAAACAGTTTCTGCAGAGATGCATCCTGCAAAAGGGCATTTTTACTTATCACCTCGTGTGAGTGTTTCCCATCCAATAGCAGAAAATGTTAAGTTGTATTTTAGTTATGGAGATTTTTATTCTCTACCATCTTCTCAAGATATGTACCAGATCTCTTGGGGGCCTGATAGATTGAGTGTTTTGTATGTTGGAGATCCTGAGCTTGAATGGCCATTAACAAGGGCTTATGAGCTTGGAACAGACTGGGGTATTGGGAATTTATTTATGATTCACCTTGCAGGTTATTATAAAGACATTAGGAATCAACTTGAAGGAGTTTGGTATCTTGGAGAAGGTAGGACAAATCCTGCTTATAGGGTTCCTGAAAATCTGAATTTTGAGGACATTCGTGGGATAGACTTTAGGATTAGTAGAGAATTTGGAGATTGGGTTAGAGGTTGGTTGAACTATGATTATAGGGTTAGAAGTTATGGTAGAGTTGGTAGAAAGGCTCATTACTATGAGCCAGTTGATAATGCACAACTTGGAGCTTGGGACACATTAGAGGTTATAACTCGTCCTCAGCCAATCCTGAATGCGAATATTCAATTCCTTACACCTAAGAATTTGGGAGTAATTTTAGGAGGAATTTCTTTAAGCTTTAGCTATACCTGGGAAGCGGGAGCTTGGGAAACTTTTGATCCACTCCACGAAGCATGGGATCCAAAGTGCAAGATTTTAAATTTGCAATGGAAGCCTTATCAGAATGTTCAAGCAAGACTTACGAAAGATTTGAGTTTTGCCGGTGTAAATCTCTCTCTATTTGGAGAGGTTGATAATTTATTTAATTGGAAGTATCTGGATGCAGGGTCAGGTTGTTTTGTTAATATGAAAGATAGAGATGATTATTTTAAATCCTTGAAATTGCCTCTTTATGGAGAAGAAGGTTATGAGGTCTTTGGAGAAAAAGGGAATGATCGACCAGGAGACTTTAGCAGTGATGAGAAACCTTATATTAATGACCCAAATCTACCACATCTTGCCTTCCACAATCCTCGCTATTTCGTTTTTGGTGTGAGGGTTGATTTTTAA
- a CDS encoding PorV/PorQ family protein translates to MRKFLILILLASLGLSAGEMKKLGQAGFKFMDVQLSARSAGMGGASTLVGDDANAIFQNPAGIAKLEKKIDFMFSKVSWIAESELNAVGFVANLGNFGCVGFSFFTPDYGKVIGTIVSTDSLGYKEIGELELGAYATGISYARRLTEKFMIGGNLRYAYNHLGASPFEGTEGDTVWKDNEASTLVYDIGTIFYPGFKSFGFGMSILNFSPAVKYEFKDLRTTGFWLPLKFNLGVVMDVLDFLGEHPDYSLLVEFDLIHARDHGRRFHLGGELSVTRIFKLRAGYKFGYDEESWSGGIGINTGNIKLDFAYSEFGQFNEDFVNRVTLGFSF, encoded by the coding sequence ATGAGAAAGTTTTTAATTCTGATCCTCTTGGCTTCTCTGGGTTTATCTGCGGGAGAGATGAAGAAATTAGGGCAAGCAGGGTTTAAATTTATGGATGTTCAGCTCAGTGCAAGATCAGCTGGTATGGGAGGAGCTTCTACGTTGGTTGGAGATGATGCAAATGCCATTTTTCAAAATCCTGCTGGAATTGCGAAGCTTGAGAAAAAGATTGATTTTATGTTTTCTAAGGTTAGCTGGATCGCTGAGAGTGAGTTAAATGCTGTTGGATTTGTTGCGAATCTGGGGAATTTTGGTTGTGTAGGTTTCAGTTTCTTTACTCCTGACTATGGGAAAGTGATTGGAACAATTGTTTCTACAGATTCCTTAGGATATAAAGAAATAGGAGAATTAGAGCTTGGAGCTTATGCAACTGGGATTTCATACGCAAGAAGGTTGACGGAAAAGTTTATGATTGGTGGAAACCTTAGATACGCTTATAATCATTTAGGGGCAAGTCCTTTTGAAGGAACTGAAGGTGATACTGTGTGGAAAGACAACGAAGCCAGTACGCTTGTTTATGATATTGGAACTATTTTTTATCCTGGATTTAAAAGTTTTGGTTTTGGAATGAGCATTCTGAATTTTTCTCCTGCTGTTAAATATGAATTTAAAGATTTGAGAACTACTGGATTCTGGTTGCCTTTAAAGTTCAATTTGGGAGTTGTAATGGATGTCCTTGATTTTCTTGGAGAGCATCCAGATTATTCTTTATTGGTAGAGTTTGACCTTATTCATGCTCGTGATCATGGAAGGCGTTTTCATCTTGGAGGAGAACTTAGTGTAACGAGAATTTTTAAGTTAAGAGCAGGTTATAAGTTTGGATATGATGAAGAAAGTTGGTCGGGTGGAATTGGAATTAATACGGGTAACATTAAGTTAGATTTTGCTTATAGTGAGTTTGGACAGTTTAACGAGGATTTTGTAAATAGGGTAACATTAGGATTTTCATTCTGA
- the recF gene encoding DNA replication and repair protein RecF (All proteins in this family for which functions are known are DNA-binding proteins that assist the filamentation of RecA onto DNA for the initiation of recombination or recombinational repair.) has product MFLEILRCKNFRNFREIELVLPPGRILIVGNNGVGKTNLIEMVYFLSVFSSFRTSNIENLLCFGKPYFVVSGIYGDTEIKISYSKKREIFINDLPQKSLKESFGKIPVVALTNKDLVIIDEEPSKRRHLIDLSISLYNRNYLNYLYEYRRVKKQRNSLLLEAKNGKEMKTLEIWNKQLIKFIYPIIEERKIFLEKLSDYTEKFFEYLCGEKVKIKYIPGGDYSDIENQLKKNIKKEIEMGYTLFGPHRDDIEIKINNKDAKGVLSFGMKKLLISSLKFAISYILKETRKQEPILVIDEMLDGLDRKNADSLWEILSEFNQVFITTTENTFKKEGNYNLYKIEEKDGTPIVRRCAEKIYSI; this is encoded by the coding sequence ATGTTCCTTGAAATTTTACGTTGTAAGAACTTTCGGAATTTTAGAGAGATAGAGTTAGTTCTTCCGCCAGGAAGGATTTTAATTGTAGGAAATAACGGAGTAGGAAAGACCAATCTAATAGAGATGGTTTATTTCCTCTCTGTGTTTAGTTCTTTTAGAACTTCAAATATAGAAAATCTTCTTTGTTTTGGAAAACCCTATTTTGTTGTATCCGGTATCTATGGAGATACCGAGATAAAAATTAGCTATTCTAAGAAAAGGGAGATTTTTATAAATGACCTACCTCAAAAGAGTTTAAAAGAATCCTTTGGTAAAATACCTGTAGTTGCCTTAACAAATAAGGATTTAGTCATAATAGATGAAGAACCATCCAAAAGACGCCATTTAATAGATTTAAGCATATCTTTATATAATAGAAATTATCTTAATTACTTATATGAGTATAGAAGAGTAAAGAAACAAAGGAATTCTCTCCTCTTAGAAGCAAAAAATGGGAAAGAAATGAAAACTCTTGAAATATGGAATAAACAGTTAATAAAATTTATTTATCCAATAATTGAGGAAAGAAAAATTTTTTTGGAAAAACTTTCTGATTATACAGAGAAATTCTTTGAATACCTTTGTGGAGAGAAAGTAAAAATTAAATACATCCCAGGAGGAGATTATAGCGATATTGAAAATCAACTCAAAAAAAATATAAAAAAAGAAATAGAGATGGGTTACACCTTATTTGGGCCTCATAGAGATGATATTGAAATCAAAATTAATAATAAAGATGCAAAAGGAGTCCTTTCCTTTGGAATGAAAAAATTACTTATAAGCTCTCTAAAATTTGCTATTTCTTATATCCTAAAGGAAACTAGGAAACAAGAACCTATCTTGGTTATAGATGAAATGTTAGACGGATTAGACAGAAAAAATGCTGATTCCTTATGGGAAATTTTAAGTGAATTCAACCAAGTTTTTATTACAACCACAGAAAACACTTTTAAAAAAGAAGGAAATTATAATTTATATAAAATAGAGGAAAAAGATGGAACCCCTATTGTTAGGAGATGTGCTGAAAAAATATATTCAATCTAA
- the nikR gene encoding nickel-responsive transcriptional regulator NikR → MEKVIRFGISMGEDLLKRFDNLIKKEGYKNRSEAIRDLIRERLVKKEWEEEGEVCGGILVVYNHHKGGLPEKITDIQHDFHKVIVSTQHIHMDYDNCMEIISVRGKVKEIYKFYNKLRSTTGVKQCDIIKASIGKKF, encoded by the coding sequence ATGGAGAAGGTTATAAGATTTGGAATTTCTATGGGAGAGGATCTCCTTAAAAGGTTTGATAATTTGATAAAAAAAGAGGGTTATAAAAATCGCTCAGAAGCTATTAGAGATTTAATTAGGGAAAGATTAGTGAAAAAAGAGTGGGAAGAGGAAGGAGAAGTTTGTGGTGGTATTTTGGTCGTTTATAATCATCATAAAGGTGGCCTTCCAGAGAAAATAACAGATATACAGCACGATTTCCATAAGGTTATTGTTTCTACCCAGCATATTCATATGGATTATGATAATTGTATGGAAATAATTAGTGTTAGGGGAAAAGTAAAGGAAATTTATAAGTTTTATAATAAGTTAAGATCTACTACAGGAGTAAAACAGTGCGACATTATAAAAGCAAGTATAGGAAAGAAATTTTAA